From a region of the Panicum virgatum strain AP13 chromosome 2K, P.virgatum_v5, whole genome shotgun sequence genome:
- the LOC120672693 gene encoding uncharacterized protein LOC120672693, whose amino-acid sequence MPPKRGRVRKRDRRIDAAIDHFVAMGYTERQVRAAVTALLKVYLGTDAWIFLEDDSFLVVQEKLLEMEDEEKKLLPLEQAAQDVQEQPQKQEPAVDEVSPENSMPVLEVHSAVPAGTQSSDEDAEDPMVIEPPALEAVVPLAEATRTGETRRPCYGWLSESEDEEQQTSQQEEVA is encoded by the exons ATGCCGCCGAAGCGGGGTCGAGTGAGGAAGAGAGATCGGCGGATAGATGCGGCCATCGACCACTTCGTCGCCATGGGGTACACGGAGCGCCAAGTCCGCGCCGCTGTCACTGCGCTCCTCAAA GTGTACCTGGGCACAGATGCGTGGATCTTCCTGGAGGACGACTCCTTCCTCGTCGTCCAGGAAAAGctcctggagatggaggacgagGAGAAGAAGTTGCTGCCACTGGAGCAGGCGGCCCAGGATGTGCAGGAACAACCTCAG AAACAAGAACCTGCAGTGGATGAGGTATCACCAGAAAATAGCATGCCAGTCTTAGAAGTGCACAGTGCGGTACCAGCTGGGACTCAGTCATCAGATGAGGATGCCGAAGATCCCATGGTCATTGAACCACCTGCTCTTGAAGCTGTAGTGCCACTTGCTGAAGCTACAAGGACTGGTGAAACTAGGCGTCCTTGTTATGGATGGCTTAGTGAGTCAGAAGATGAGGAACAACAAACTAGTCAGCAAGAGGAAGTAGCTTGA